From Neobacillus sp. PS2-9, the proteins below share one genomic window:
- a CDS encoding nuclease-related domain-containing protein, protein MILKERPVPIQLLQREALLRRLDTRFYRYKEIEKDLINWKTGYAGEKNTDYYLSYLPEEEFGIINDLRLKNQNTFQMDTILLSLMFGLVLEIKNIVGTLFFDQHTQSVTRIYKDIEEGITNPLIQARRHRNQLLHWMINHRLPPIPLEYLVVISRNSTILKTNPGNEHIFKNIIYAECLEEKINQLAAKYQTPVLKSKSYNKLTQLLLAEHIPSYPEILKMYGIGRTEIVPGVQCPTCKRIPMLRVSATWFCPSCKAYSKDAHFPAVRDYFLLLNEKMTLKQFQEFLLIEKRGVAKGLLHTLHLQVSGSGRTTQYYLPPDCILSPLNENDRKKGDFH, encoded by the coding sequence ATGATTTTAAAGGAAAGACCTGTTCCGATCCAGCTTTTACAACGGGAGGCACTATTACGTAGATTGGACACCCGTTTTTACCGCTATAAGGAGATTGAAAAAGACTTAATTAATTGGAAAACGGGCTATGCGGGTGAAAAGAATACTGACTATTACCTATCCTATTTACCGGAGGAGGAGTTTGGTATAATAAATGACTTGCGTCTGAAAAACCAAAATACTTTCCAAATGGATACTATCCTGTTATCGCTTATGTTTGGATTAGTTCTTGAAATAAAGAACATTGTTGGGACGCTGTTTTTCGATCAACATACTCAAAGTGTAACAAGAATTTATAAGGATATTGAAGAAGGCATTACTAATCCTCTCATTCAAGCAAGGCGGCACCGGAATCAATTGCTTCATTGGATGATTAACCATAGGCTCCCACCAATCCCCCTAGAATACTTAGTTGTAATCAGTAGAAACTCCACCATTTTAAAAACAAATCCAGGTAATGAACATATTTTTAAAAATATTATTTATGCAGAGTGTTTAGAGGAGAAAATCAATCAGCTTGCTGCAAAATACCAAACTCCTGTTTTAAAAAGCAAATCCTATAATAAACTGACACAGCTTTTATTAGCAGAGCATATCCCCTCTTATCCCGAAATTCTCAAAATGTATGGTATTGGCCGGACGGAGATCGTCCCTGGGGTTCAATGTCCCACCTGCAAAAGAATACCGATGTTGAGAGTGTCGGCTACATGGTTTTGCCCGTCCTGTAAAGCCTATTCAAAAGACGCTCATTTTCCCGCAGTCAGAGATTATTTCCTTCTATTAAATGAAAAAATGACTTTAAAACAGTTTCAGGAATTTTTATTAATTGAAAAACGCGGAGTAGCTAAGGGGTTACTTCACACACTACATCTTCAGGTCTCTGGCAGCGGAAGAACCACTCAATACTATCTTCCTCCAGACTGCATACTTTCCCCGTTAAATGAAAACGATAGGAAAAAAGGGGATTTTCATTGA
- a CDS encoding S8 family serine peptidase, whose amino-acid sequence MKFILVLLLAFQTPRILIHPPIPKPTNEQSVAIIILDRPQSDQEIAQLIRPYRDIKLRRIFKEAIDGFSVQGPAETIAKLTNQQHIMNVSQVTQYQVETEESVKIIGGEEVRSYFDAKDERLTGKGVTVGVIDTGVDYTHPDLQRNYAGGHDLVDNDRDPMETLAIGKATIHGTHVAGIIAANGKIKGVAPEAKIVAYRALGPGGGGTTEQVLAAIDQAIKDKVDIMNLSLGNDINGPDLPISMALNRAVDKGIVAVAASGNSGPNVWTVGSPGTASKAISVGASTPTMEIPLLLIEGSRNKYRIQPMEGSAKWALDRSVDLVDGGIGRKEELRNVQGKIVLMKRGTLTFTEKAENARAAGARAVLIYNNMSGSFIGNLESPLTLPVGSLSKGDGVFLQKEIKKQRVAARISVVEERDRLADFSSRGPVTGTWEIKPDIVAPGVAINSTIPGGYLSLQGTSMAAPHVAGACALIKQAHPDWTPVQIKAALMNTAKPLVKLEPEKMSSTADESLGFYRTYEQGAGRIQVDEAIKATSLVSPSSMRFGKYSDDHDVHQATLHVENRSSETQRYSFSIPQRMEGLNWRFPLSFTLGPKESKEVTVELTVDPKVFLRKVHDGYIQMQAGSSTIHIPYLYVLEEPGYPRVMGFDFGESDHRGQYRYEVYLPGGAEEFGIALFNPEDYRFVGFLDTKTNVKKGLIRKVIPVEQLPEAGTYLVKVFAKKAGKEDFIERMIVIEREKE is encoded by the coding sequence ATGAAATTCATACTTGTGTTGCTCCTTGCCTTTCAAACTCCAAGAATTCTTATTCATCCTCCTATTCCAAAACCTACAAATGAACAAAGCGTGGCGATTATCATTTTAGACCGGCCGCAGTCGGATCAGGAAATCGCACAACTCATCCGTCCGTACAGGGACATCAAGCTAAGACGAATTTTTAAAGAGGCAATAGACGGGTTTTCTGTTCAAGGTCCCGCCGAAACCATCGCCAAACTCACCAATCAACAACATATTATGAATGTCTCACAGGTGACCCAGTATCAGGTAGAAACCGAGGAAAGTGTCAAAATAATTGGCGGAGAAGAGGTTCGCAGCTATTTTGACGCAAAAGACGAACGCCTTACCGGAAAAGGGGTAACGGTTGGGGTCATTGATACGGGTGTCGATTATACTCATCCCGACTTGCAGCGTAACTATGCGGGCGGGCATGACCTCGTTGACAATGACCGCGATCCGATGGAAACCCTCGCTATCGGGAAAGCAACCATCCATGGCACCCATGTCGCGGGAATCATTGCGGCTAATGGAAAAATTAAAGGCGTGGCGCCGGAGGCGAAAATTGTGGCGTACCGGGCACTTGGGCCGGGAGGCGGCGGGACGACTGAACAGGTACTGGCGGCCATTGATCAGGCGATTAAAGACAAAGTTGATATTATGAATCTATCGCTCGGGAACGATATCAATGGACCGGACCTCCCAATTAGTATGGCCCTCAACCGCGCAGTGGACAAGGGAATAGTGGCAGTGGCCGCTTCCGGGAATTCTGGACCGAATGTGTGGACGGTTGGTTCACCGGGAACGGCGTCCAAAGCGATTTCGGTCGGAGCCTCCACACCCACGATGGAAATACCTTTATTATTAATAGAAGGAAGCCGGAATAAATATCGGATTCAGCCGATGGAGGGCTCAGCTAAATGGGCGCTAGACCGGTCAGTCGATCTGGTGGACGGCGGTATCGGCAGGAAAGAGGAATTAAGGAATGTTCAAGGAAAAATCGTCCTGATGAAGCGGGGGACACTGACCTTTACTGAGAAAGCAGAAAATGCCCGTGCAGCGGGAGCTAGAGCGGTGTTAATCTACAATAATATGAGCGGAAGCTTCATTGGGAATCTGGAATCTCCGCTGACCCTACCAGTGGGTTCACTATCGAAGGGTGACGGAGTTTTTTTACAAAAAGAAATAAAGAAACAACGTGTGGCGGCGAGAATCTCGGTGGTAGAGGAGCGGGACCGGCTGGCAGACTTTAGCTCGAGGGGGCCGGTGACGGGAACGTGGGAAATTAAGCCAGACATTGTTGCCCCGGGGGTAGCCATAAATTCGACGATTCCAGGCGGCTATTTGTCTTTGCAGGGAACGAGTATGGCGGCACCGCATGTGGCTGGGGCCTGTGCGTTAATTAAGCAGGCGCACCCGGACTGGACGCCGGTGCAAATTAAAGCAGCGTTGATGAACACGGCAAAACCGCTTGTGAAGTTGGAGCCCGAAAAGATGAGTTCTACTGCTGATGAGAGTCTAGGGTTTTACCGCACGTACGAACAGGGTGCCGGCCGGATTCAAGTAGATGAAGCGATCAAGGCGACCTCGCTTGTTTCGCCGAGCAGTATGAGGTTTGGGAAATATAGTGACGATCATGATGTTCATCAGGCCACTTTGCATGTGGAAAATAGGAGTTCAGAAACGCAGCGGTATTCCTTTTCGATTCCGCAGAGGATGGAGGGGCTGAACTGGAGGTTCCCGTTATCGTTCACGCTTGGGCCAAAGGAGTCGAAAGAGGTGACGGTTGAGTTAACGGTCGACCCTAAAGTGTTTTTACGAAAAGTCCATGACGGTTATATTCAAATGCAGGCGGGTTCATCGACGATTCACATTCCGTATTTGTATGTACTAGAGGAGCCGGGATATCCACGTGTGATGGGCTTTGATTTTGGTGAAAGCGATCATCGTGGACAGTATCGGTATGAGGTGTATTTGCCTGGCGGAGCAGAGGAGTTTGGAATTGCCTTGTTTAACCCGGAGGATTACCGGTTTGTTGGTTTTTTGGATACGAAGACAAACGTGAAAAAAGGGTTAATCCGGAAAGTGATTCCGGTTGAGCAGCTGCCGGAAGCTGGGACGTACCTCGTGAAGGTGTTTGCTAAAAAGGCTGGGAAGGAAGATTTTATCGAGCGGATGATCGTCATCGAGAGGGAAAAAGAGTAA
- a CDS encoding AtpZ/AtpI family protein, producing the protein MRKNNRNPLQAMALMSAIVSQLVGSILIGIFSGRWLDRHWGTEPIFLIVGLLLGLAAGTYSMLLSIRHFYSGDK; encoded by the coding sequence ATGCGAAAAAACAACCGCAATCCATTACAAGCTATGGCTTTAATGTCCGCGATCGTCTCCCAGTTAGTCGGTTCCATTCTAATAGGTATTTTCTCAGGCAGATGGCTGGATCGGCATTGGGGTACCGAACCAATTTTCTTAATAGTTGGACTGCTTTTAGGACTTGCAGCAGGCACCTATTCCATGCTTCTTTCAATCCGTCATTTCTATTCAGGAGATAAATAA
- a CDS encoding ATP synthase subunit I, whose protein sequence is MPDFRIMYNRQRKWIFYLLSIYVLGWGFTSYQTIFLGLILGTCFGFLNLWLLVRKTEDFDKKVSQGKKVRSLGSLSRMAVGGIAALIALRYPEYFNVMGLVIGLMTSYIVIMIDYFYHALHVHK, encoded by the coding sequence ATGCCAGATTTCAGAATCATGTACAACAGACAGCGGAAATGGATTTTTTACTTGTTGTCCATTTATGTTCTCGGCTGGGGATTTACATCATACCAAACAATCTTCTTAGGGTTGATTCTTGGGACATGCTTTGGTTTCTTAAATCTTTGGTTATTAGTTAGAAAAACCGAAGACTTTGATAAAAAGGTATCACAGGGCAAAAAAGTCCGCTCACTTGGGTCGCTTTCCAGGATGGCAGTAGGTGGAATAGCGGCATTAATTGCATTGAGATATCCAGAGTATTTCAATGTGATGGGTTTAGTAATAGGATTGATGACATCCTATATTGTCATTATGATAGATTATTTTTATCATGCATTGCATGTACATAAATGA
- the atpB gene encoding F0F1 ATP synthase subunit A: MEHGTPDFKFMGLWFNGANILMITVASAIVFLIAVLATRKLAMKPTGVQNFFEWILDFVKGIINSTMDWKTGGRFHILGITLLMYIFVSNMLGLPFAIVVGENLWWKSPTADPTITLTLAVMVVALSHFYGVKLKGVKGYAEGFFSPMKFLFPLKIIEEFANTLTLGLRLYGNIFAGELLLSLLAAGLAHQGIAGTIAAVPLTLVWQGFSIFVGSIQAYIFTMLTMVYMAHKVSHDH, translated from the coding sequence ATGGAACACGGAACTCCGGATTTTAAGTTTATGGGGCTTTGGTTTAACGGGGCCAATATTCTAATGATTACGGTTGCAAGTGCGATTGTTTTCCTTATTGCAGTCCTTGCTACCCGCAAACTTGCGATGAAACCAACTGGCGTACAAAATTTCTTTGAGTGGATTTTGGACTTCGTTAAAGGAATTATCAACAGTACAATGGATTGGAAGACAGGTGGTCGATTCCACATTCTTGGGATTACACTATTGATGTATATCTTTGTATCAAATATGTTAGGTCTTCCGTTTGCAATCGTAGTTGGCGAAAACCTTTGGTGGAAATCACCGACAGCTGACCCAACGATTACGTTAACGTTAGCGGTTATGGTTGTTGCGTTATCGCACTTCTATGGTGTAAAGCTAAAAGGTGTAAAAGGATATGCAGAAGGCTTCTTCAGCCCAATGAAATTTCTTTTCCCATTAAAGATTATTGAGGAATTCGCGAATACGCTAACTCTTGGTTTGCGTTTATACGGTAACATCTTTGCTGGTGAATTGCTTCTTTCCCTATTAGCAGCTGGACTAGCGCATCAAGGGATTGCTGGAACTATTGCAGCAGTACCATTAACACTAGTATGGCAAGGTTTCTCTATTTTCGTAGGTTCAATTCAAGCGTACATTTTCACAATGTTAACAATGGTTTATATGGCTCATAAAGTGAGTCACGACCATTAA
- the atpE gene encoding F0F1 ATP synthase subunit C — translation MTGSIGILAAAIAIGLSAIGAGIGNGLIVGRTVEGVARQPELRGTLQTTMFIGVALVEALPIIGVVIAFMVLNK, via the coding sequence ATGACAGGTTCAATTGGTATTTTAGCAGCAGCGATTGCAATTGGTTTATCAGCTATTGGCGCAGGTATTGGTAACGGTCTTATCGTAGGACGTACTGTAGAAGGTGTTGCTCGTCAACCTGAATTACGTGGTACACTACAAACTACAATGTTCATCGGGGTTGCGTTAGTTGAAGCATTACCGATCATCGGTGTAGTTATCGCGTTCATGGTTTTAAATAAGTAA
- a CDS encoding F0F1 ATP synthase subunit B: MLTSNFVLATAAEGGSHINFGDIFFQLLMFIILLALLKKFAWGPLMGIMKEREAHIVNEINAAENSRLEAKKLLEEQRNLLKEARTEAQNLMENARKQGDIQREEIVVAARTEAERLKEAAKLEIEQQKEKAVAAIREQVASLSVLIASKVIEKELTAADQEQLISEYIKEAGEER; the protein is encoded by the coding sequence GTGTTAACAAGCAATTTTGTATTGGCTACTGCTGCTGAAGGCGGTTCCCATATTAATTTTGGAGATATCTTCTTCCAATTACTAATGTTTATTATTTTATTAGCATTGCTTAAAAAGTTCGCATGGGGTCCGTTAATGGGCATCATGAAGGAACGTGAAGCACACATTGTTAATGAAATTAATGCGGCTGAAAATAGTCGTTTAGAAGCGAAAAAACTTTTAGAAGAGCAAAGAAATCTTTTAAAAGAAGCACGTACGGAAGCACAGAACTTAATGGAAAACGCTAGAAAACAAGGCGATATCCAGCGAGAAGAGATCGTAGTTGCAGCACGTACGGAAGCAGAGCGTCTTAAAGAAGCTGCTAAGCTTGAAATTGAGCAGCAAAAAGAAAAAGCAGTTGCAGCTATTCGCGAACAAGTTGCTTCCCTGTCTGTATTAATTGCTTCTAAAGTAATTGAGAAAGAATTAACTGCAGCAGATCAAGAACAACTTATTAGCGAATATATCAAAGAGGCAGGAGAAGAGCGATGA
- a CDS encoding F0F1 ATP synthase subunit delta, with protein sequence MSNSMVAKRYASALFQIAKEQQILSTVEEELRVVKEVLQYNADLKAVLKSSKLTIDKKKEVIKAAFVSINSYVLNTLLILIDRHREDEIVEVVDQFIELSNNEMGIAEAEVFSIRPLTDAERAAISTTFAAKIGKKSLRIENIVDSELLGGVKLRIGNRIYDGSLRGKLNRLERKLLS encoded by the coding sequence ATGAGCAATTCTATGGTAGCAAAACGCTACGCGTCAGCTCTTTTTCAAATTGCAAAAGAACAGCAGATTCTAAGTACAGTAGAAGAAGAACTTCGTGTAGTAAAAGAAGTTTTACAATACAATGCTGATTTGAAAGCTGTCCTAAAATCATCAAAACTAACGATTGATAAGAAAAAAGAGGTTATAAAAGCCGCTTTTGTATCTATCAATTCCTATGTACTAAATACATTGTTAATTTTGATTGATCGTCACCGCGAAGATGAAATCGTCGAAGTGGTAGACCAGTTTATTGAGCTGTCAAATAATGAAATGGGAATTGCTGAGGCAGAAGTATTCAGCATTCGTCCGCTAACAGATGCTGAACGCGCGGCTATTTCTACTACATTTGCAGCAAAAATAGGCAAGAAATCATTAAGAATTGAAAATATCGTAGATTCCGAATTGCTTGGTGGCGTAAAGCTCCGCATCGGAAACCGTATATATGACGGAAGCTTGCGCGGCAAGTTAAACCGTTTAGAACGTAAATTGTTAAGCTAA
- the atpA gene encoding F0F1 ATP synthase subunit alpha, which translates to MSIKAEEISALIKKQIENYQAEIQVSDVGTVISVGDGIARVHGLDNVMAGELVEFSNGVMGMAQNLEENNVGIIILGPFTEIKEGGEVRRTGRIMEVPVGEQLIGRVVNSLGQPIDGMGPINATKTRPVEAVASGVMARKSVHEPLQTGIKAIDALVPIGRGQRELIIGDRQTGKTSVAIDTILNQRTENMICIYVAIGQKESTVRNAVETLRKNGALDYTIVVSASASQPAPMLFLAPYAGVAMAEEFMYSGKHVLIVYDDLSKQAAAYRELSLLLRRPPGREAYPGDVFYLHSRLLERAAKLNDTLGAGSITALPFIETQAGDVSAYIPTNVISITDGQIFLQSDLFFSGVRPAINAGLSVSRVGGSAQIKAMKKVAGTLRLDLASYRELEAFAQFGSDLDKATQAKLARGARTVEVLKQDLNRPLSVEKQVAILYALTRGFLDDIPVQDIRRFESEMLNWLDHNRKEVLDHITKTKDLPSDDDFASAINDFKKTFAVSE; encoded by the coding sequence ATGAGCATCAAAGCTGAAGAAATCAGTGCCCTGATTAAAAAGCAGATTGAAAACTATCAGGCAGAAATTCAAGTGAGTGATGTTGGTACAGTTATCTCCGTAGGTGACGGTATCGCTCGTGTTCATGGCCTCGACAATGTCATGGCTGGAGAACTTGTTGAATTTTCAAATGGCGTTATGGGTATGGCACAAAACCTAGAAGAAAATAACGTCGGTATTATTATCCTTGGACCTTTCACAGAGATCAAGGAAGGCGGAGAAGTTCGCCGTACAGGACGCATCATGGAGGTTCCAGTTGGTGAGCAGCTAATTGGACGTGTTGTTAACTCTTTAGGACAACCAATTGATGGTATGGGTCCAATCAATGCGACAAAAACTCGCCCTGTTGAAGCAGTAGCTTCAGGCGTTATGGCTCGTAAATCCGTTCATGAACCATTACAAACAGGTATCAAAGCGATTGACGCGTTAGTTCCAATCGGTCGTGGTCAACGTGAGTTAATCATCGGTGATCGTCAAACAGGTAAAACATCTGTTGCGATTGATACAATCTTGAACCAAAGAACCGAAAACATGATCTGTATCTATGTTGCAATCGGTCAAAAAGAATCAACAGTACGTAATGCGGTTGAAACGCTTCGTAAGAACGGTGCATTAGATTACACAATCGTTGTATCTGCATCTGCTTCACAACCAGCTCCAATGCTATTCTTAGCTCCATATGCTGGTGTTGCGATGGCGGAAGAGTTCATGTACTCTGGCAAACACGTTTTAATCGTATATGATGATCTTTCTAAACAAGCGGCTGCATACCGTGAGCTTTCCCTATTACTTCGTCGTCCTCCAGGTCGTGAAGCATATCCAGGGGATGTATTCTACTTGCACTCCCGTTTATTAGAGCGTGCTGCGAAATTGAACGACACATTAGGTGCAGGTTCAATCACAGCATTACCATTTATCGAAACACAAGCAGGTGACGTTTCTGCTTATATCCCAACAAACGTTATCTCCATCACTGATGGACAAATTTTCTTACAGTCTGACCTATTCTTCTCTGGCGTACGTCCAGCGATCAACGCAGGTCTTTCCGTATCCCGTGTAGGTGGTTCTGCACAAATCAAGGCGATGAAAAAGGTTGCAGGTACACTGCGTCTTGACCTTGCTTCATACCGTGAACTTGAAGCATTTGCTCAGTTCGGTTCTGACCTTGATAAAGCGACACAAGCGAAGCTTGCTCGTGGTGCACGTACCGTTGAGGTATTAAAACAAGATCTTAACAGACCGCTTTCAGTTGAAAAGCAAGTGGCAATCCTATATGCGTTAACACGCGGATTCCTTGATGATATCCCTGTTCAAGATATTCGTCGTTTTGAATCAGAAATGTTAAATTGGTTAGATCACAACCGCAAAGAAGTGTTAGACCATATTACGAAGACGAAGGATCTTCCTTCTGATGACGATTTCGCTTCTGCTATCAACGACTTTAAAAAGACGTTTGCAGTTTCCGAGTAA
- the atpG gene encoding ATP synthase F1 subunit gamma, which produces MASLRDIKNRINSTKKTSQITKAMEMTSAAKWNRGVMNAKSFVPYMEKIQEVTASIAIGSKGINHPMLQARAVKKTGYIVMTSDRGLAGAFNSNVIRRVHQTIQSRHKSNDEFAIIAVGRVARDFFVKRGMNVALEIIGVSDQPSFADIKDIASSTVGMFSDGTFDEIYVYYSHYLSAISQEVTEKKLLPLTDITTSSKLASYEFEPSPEEILEVLLPQYAEALIYGALLDSKASEHAARMTAMRNATDNAKEMIRNYTLSYNRARQAAITQEITEIVGGASALE; this is translated from the coding sequence ATGGCATCTTTACGCGACATTAAAAATCGTATAAATTCAACCAAAAAGACGAGTCAGATTACGAAAGCAATGGAAATGACGTCGGCAGCGAAATGGAACCGTGGAGTGATGAATGCGAAATCATTCGTCCCTTACATGGAAAAAATCCAGGAAGTAACGGCATCAATTGCAATCGGCAGCAAAGGAATTAACCATCCAATGCTTCAGGCTCGTGCTGTTAAGAAAACCGGTTATATCGTTATGACTTCTGACCGTGGACTTGCAGGCGCATTTAACAGTAACGTGATTCGACGCGTACACCAAACAATCCAAAGCCGTCATAAATCCAATGATGAATTTGCGATTATTGCAGTGGGTCGAGTAGCTCGTGACTTTTTTGTTAAGCGCGGTATGAATGTAGCCCTTGAAATTATAGGGGTTTCCGATCAGCCGAGCTTTGCAGATATTAAAGATATCGCTTCAAGTACGGTAGGAATGTTCTCTGACGGTACGTTTGATGAAATATATGTGTATTACAGTCATTATTTAAGTGCCATTTCTCAGGAAGTAACGGAGAAGAAGCTTCTTCCGCTAACGGATATCACAACTTCTTCAAAGCTGGCTTCTTATGAGTTTGAACCGTCTCCAGAAGAAATCTTAGAAGTTCTCCTGCCTCAATATGCAGAGGCTTTGATTTACGGTGCTCTTCTAGACAGTAAAGCAAGTGAGCATGCTGCCCGTATGACAGCAATGAGAAATGCAACTGATAATGCGAAAGAAATGATTCGTAACTATACGCTTAGCTACAACCGTGCACGTCAAGCTGCGATTACACAGGAAATCACAGAGATTGTTGGCGGTGCGTCGGCGTTAGAATAG
- the atpD gene encoding F0F1 ATP synthase subunit beta translates to MNIGRVVQIMGPVVDVKFENGQLPEIYNALRISSKARNESEVDINLTLEVALHLGDDTVRTIAMASTDGVTRGVEVADTGAPISVPVGDITLGRVFNVLGEHIDLADEIPASARRDSIHREAPTFENLSTEVEILETGIKVVDLLAPYIKGGKIGLFGGAGVGKTVLIQELINNIAQEHSGISVFAGVGERTREGNDLYHEMTDSGVIKQTAMVFGQMNEPPGARMRVALTGLTMAEYFRDEQGQDVLFFMDNIFRFTQAGSEVSALLGRMPSAVGYQPTLATEMGKLQERITSTNVGSVTSIQAIYVPADDYTDPAPATTFAHLDATTNLERKLSEMGIYPAVDPLASTSRALSPEIVGEEHYEVSRRVQKTLQRYRELQDIIAILGMDELSDDDKLVVLRARRLQFFLSQNFHVAEQFTGQPGSYVPVKETVKGFKDILDGKYDHLPEDAFRLVGRIEEVIEAAKRMGVEV, encoded by the coding sequence ATGAACATAGGACGCGTAGTTCAAATTATGGGTCCGGTCGTTGACGTTAAATTTGAAAACGGTCAGCTGCCTGAGATCTATAACGCATTAAGAATTAGTTCCAAAGCGCGTAATGAATCAGAAGTTGATATCAACTTAACCCTTGAAGTAGCCCTTCATTTAGGTGATGATACTGTTCGTACGATTGCAATGGCTTCCACTGACGGTGTAACTCGTGGAGTTGAGGTAGCAGATACAGGTGCACCGATTTCCGTACCAGTAGGGGATATTACACTTGGACGTGTATTCAACGTTTTAGGTGAGCACATTGACCTTGCTGATGAAATCCCTGCAAGTGCACGTCGTGATTCGATTCACCGCGAAGCACCAACTTTCGAAAATCTTTCTACTGAGGTAGAAATTCTTGAAACTGGAATTAAGGTAGTAGACCTTCTTGCGCCATATATTAAAGGTGGTAAAATCGGTCTATTCGGTGGTGCCGGTGTAGGTAAAACTGTATTAATCCAGGAATTAATCAACAACATCGCCCAAGAGCATAGCGGTATTTCCGTTTTCGCTGGTGTAGGTGAGCGTACTCGTGAGGGTAACGACCTTTACCACGAAATGACGGATTCTGGCGTTATTAAGCAAACAGCGATGGTATTCGGACAAATGAACGAGCCACCAGGTGCACGTATGCGTGTTGCCTTAACTGGTTTGACTATGGCTGAATATTTCCGTGATGAGCAAGGACAAGACGTTCTTTTCTTCATGGATAACATCTTCCGTTTCACGCAAGCTGGTTCTGAGGTTTCTGCCCTACTTGGCCGTATGCCATCTGCGGTAGGTTACCAGCCAACTCTTGCTACTGAAATGGGTAAATTACAAGAGCGTATCACATCTACTAACGTAGGTTCTGTTACATCAATCCAAGCGATTTACGTACCAGCCGATGACTATACGGATCCGGCTCCGGCTACAACTTTCGCTCACTTGGATGCAACGACTAACCTTGAGCGTAAGCTTTCTGAGATGGGTATCTACCCTGCGGTGGATCCTCTTGCATCAACTTCTCGTGCATTGTCACCTGAAATCGTTGGTGAAGAGCATTACGAGGTATCACGTCGTGTGCAAAAAACGTTACAACGTTACCGGGAATTACAAGATATCATCGCGATCCTGGGTATGGACGAACTTTCTGATGATGATAAGTTAGTTGTACTTCGTGCGCGTCGTCTACAGTTCTTCTTATCACAAAACTTCCACGTAGCTGAACAGTTTACTGGACAGCCAGGTTCATATGTTCCTGTTAAGGAAACGGTTAAAGGATTTAAAGATATCCTTGACGGTAAATATGATCACCTTCCTGAAGATGCATTCCGTCTTGTTGGACGCATCGAAGAAGTAATTGAAGCTGCAAAACGCATGGGCGTAGAGGTCTAA
- a CDS encoding F0F1 ATP synthase subunit epsilon yields the protein MKTIKVNVVTPDGPVYESDVEMVSTKAQSGELGILPGHIPLVAPLAIGVVRLKKDGKTELVAVSGGFLEVRPDQVTILAQTAEKASDIDVERAIRAKERAEQRMHDQHAEHIDFRRAELALQRAINRLAVSEGRK from the coding sequence ATGAAGACGATTAAAGTCAATGTTGTTACTCCCGATGGCCCGGTGTATGAATCAGATGTGGAAATGGTTAGTACAAAGGCTCAAAGTGGTGAGCTAGGTATCTTACCTGGTCACATTCCGTTGGTTGCTCCTCTTGCAATTGGGGTTGTTCGCCTCAAGAAGGATGGAAAAACGGAATTGGTTGCGGTGAGTGGTGGATTTTTAGAAGTCCGTCCTGATCAAGTAACCATTTTGGCGCAAACGGCTGAAAAAGCATCCGATATTGATGTTGAACGTGCAATAAGAGCGAAGGAACGTGCAGAACAGCGTATGCACGATCAGCATGCTGAGCATATTGACTTCAGACGTGCGGAGCTTGCCCTGCAACGTGCCATCAATCGCCTCGCCGTATCGGAAGGTAGAAAGTAA